The proteins below are encoded in one region of Triticum aestivum cultivar Chinese Spring chromosome 1B, IWGSC CS RefSeq v2.1, whole genome shotgun sequence:
- the LOC123111428 gene encoding serine/threonine-protein phosphatase BSL1 homolog isoform X1, which yields MGTAGKGAWVVPAPAYREVEGWEGSGDDSPGYRCGHSLTVIAPTKGHGPRLILFGGATAIEAGATSGLPGIRLAGVTNTVHSYDVDKRRWTRLHPAGDPPSPRAAHSAAAVGTMVVFQGGIGPAGHSTDDLYVLDLTNDKFKWHRVVVQGAGPGPRYGHCMDLVAQRYLVSVSGNDGKRVLSDAWALDTAQKPYKWQKLNPDGDRPSARMYGTASARSDGMLLLCGGRDASGTPLSDAYGLLMHTNGQWEWTLAPGISPSPRYQHAAVFVGARLHVTGGVLRGGRAIEGEGAIAVLDTAAGVWLDRNGIVTSRTLKSSNEHDASSDLLRRCRHAAASVGSQIYIYGGLRGDILLDDFLIAENAPFQSETDRVPRSENQNRNHNFNSDSPPFEQYTNNSHETAPGFSTDKKSIDMLTEASAAEAEAVSAVWRAAKEASHASSEDSLSDGIGSESPLSETSPMADDLDDGGSMEPDVKLHSRAVVVAKEAVGDLGCLVRQLSLDQFENESRRMHPANNDQSYSSKKALNRQRSPQGLHKKVISLLLRPRNWNAPADRTFFLDSYEVGELCYAAEQIFMQEPTVLQLKAPVKVFGDLHGQFGDLMRLFDEYGYPSTAGDITYIDYLFLGDYVDRGQHSLETITLLLALKIEYPEHVHLIRGNHEAADINALFGFRLECIERMGESDGIWAWTRFNQLFNYLPLAAMIEKKIICMHGGIGRSINSVEQIEKIERPITMDVGSIVLMDLLWSDPTENDSVEGLRPNARGPGLVTFGPDRVAEFCKRNKLQLIIRAHECVMDGFERFAHGQLITLFSATNYCGTANNAGAILVVGRGLVIVPKLIHPLPPPVNSPESSPERAMDATWMQELNIQRPPTPTRGRPHSAGDRNSLAYI from the exons atggggacggcgGGGAAGGGCGCGTGGGTCGTGCCGGCGCCGGCgtacagggaggtggaggggtgggaggggtCGGGGGACGACTCGCCGGGCTACAGGTGCGGCCACTCCCTCACCGTCATCGCGCCCACCAAGGGCCACGGCCCGCGCCTCATCCTCTTCGGCGGCGCCACGGCGATCGAGGCCGGCGCGACCTCCGGCCTCCCCGGCATCA GGCTCGCGGGGGTGACCAACACGGTGCACTCGTACGACGTGGACAAGCGGAGGTGGACGAG GTTACATCCAGCTGGAGATCCTCCATCTCCAAGGGCTGCACATTCTGCTGCTGCTGTGGGCACCATGGTTGTTTTCCAG GGTGGGATTGGACCAGCGGGGCATTCGACAGACGATCTGTATGTGCTTGATCTGACAAACGACAAGTTCAAATGGCACCG GGTTGTTGTTCAGGGGGCTGGTCCTGGTCCTCGCTATGGTCATTGCATGGATTTGGTAGCGCAGCGTTACCTTGTGTCAGTCTCGGGAAATGATG GCAAGCGGGTCTTATCAGATGCTTGGGCTTTGGACACAGCTCAGAAACCATATAAGTGGCAGAAACTTAACCCTGATGGTGATAGACCTTCAGCAAGGAT GTATGGCACTGCCAGTGCACGCTCCGATGGCATGCTTTTACTTTGTGGTGGAAGGGATGCTTCTGGGACG CCGCTCTCTGATGCTTATGGACTACTTATGCATACAAATGGTCAGTGGGAGTGGACTCTGGCTCCCGGGATATCTCCATCTCCAAGATATCAGCATGCAGCT GTCtttgttggtgctcggctgcatgTTACTGGAGGTGTCCTTAGAGGAGGGAGAGCTATTGAAGGGGAGGGTGCAATTGCAG TTCTGGACACTGCTGCTGGAGTTTGGTTGGATAGAAATGGCATTGTGACCTCTCGCACTCTAAAATCTtccaatgaacatgatgcttcttcGGATCTACTTCGTCGTTGCCGCCATGCAGCTGCTTCTGTTGGTTCTCAGATATACATTTATGGTGGACTGAGGGGAG ATATCCTCCTTGATGATTTTCTTATTGCTGAGAATGCACCCTTCCAATCAGAAACTGATAGGGTCCCAAGGTCAGAAAATCAAAATAGAAACCATAATTTTAATTCTGACTCTCCGCCCTTCGAGCAATATACAAATAACAGTCATGAGACAGCTCCTGGTTTCAG CACGGACAAGAAGTCAATTGACATGCTGACAGAGGCATCAGCTGCCGAAGCTGAAGCTGTTAGTGCTGTATGGCGAGCTGCAAAGGAAGCATCTCATGCATCTTCAGAAGACAGTCTTTCAGATGGAATAGGATCTGAGTCCCCTCTCAGTGAAACTTCACCAATGGCTGATGATTTAGATGATGGGGGCTCCATGGAACCAGATGTGAAGTTGCATTCTAGGGCA GTTGTAGTTGCTAAAGAAGCAGTAGGAGATTTAGGATGTTTGGTCCGACAGCTTTCACTTGATCAGTTTGAGAATGAAAGTAGAAGAATGCATCCCGCGAACAATGATCAATCATATTCATCAAAGAAAGCATTAAATAGACAAAGGTCTCCACAAGGTTTGCATAAGAAG GTCATCTCGCTCTTATTGAGGCCAAGGAATTGGAATGCTCCAGCTGATAGGACCTTTTTCCTGGACTCTTATGAAGTTGGCGAGCTATGCTATGCTGCTGAGCAGATTTTTATGCAGGAACCAACTGTCTTACAACTAAAAGCACCAGTTAAAGTATTTGGTGATCTGCATGGGCAGTTTGGGGACCTAATGCGCCTTTTTGATGAATATGGTTATCCATCAACTGCTGGTGACATAAC ATATATTGATTATCTCTTCTTGGGAGACTATGTCGACCGAGGTCAGCACAGCTTGGAAACAATAACATTACTTCTTGCTCTTAAA ATAGAGTACCCTGAACATGTCCACTTGATTAGAGGAAATCACGAGGCTGCTGACATCAATGCTCTTTTCGGCTTCCGTCTTGAATGCATTGAGAGAATG GGTGAAAGTGATGGTATATGGGCTTGGACTAGATTCAATCAACTATTTAATTATCTCCCTCTGGCTGCtatgatagaaaagaaaataatatgCATGCATGGTGGCATCGGGAGGTCAATAAACAGTGTGGAGCAAATTGAAAAAATTGAAAGGCCTATTACAATGGATGTCGGATCTATTGTCCTCATGGATCTTTTATG GTCTGATCCTACAGAAAACGATAGTGTAGAGGGTTTGAGGCCAAATGCACGAGGACCTGGCTTGGTAACATTTGGG CCTGACCGagtggcagaattctgtaaacgaAACAAATTGCAATTGATCATAAGAGCTCATGAGTGTGTTATGGATGGATTTGAGCGTTTCGCCCATGGGCAGTTGATCACTTTATTTTCAGCCACTAATTATTGTG GCACTGCAAATAATGCTGGCGCCATACTTGTGGTGGGAAGGGGACTAGTTATTGTCCCAAAGTTAATTCATCCACTTCCACCACCTGTTAATTCTCCCGAGTCATCTCCTGAACGTGCCATGGATGCCACATGGATGCAG GAACTTAACATACAACGGCCACCTACACCAACTAGAGGACGGCCGCATTCTGCTGGTGACAGGAACTCTCTTGCTTACATATGA
- the LOC123111428 gene encoding serine/threonine-protein phosphatase BSL1 homolog isoform X2, translated as MGTAGKGAWVVPAPAYREVEGWEGSGDDSPGYRCGHSLTVIAPTKGHGPRLILFGGATAIEAGATSGLPGIRLAGVTNTVHSYDVDKRRWTRLHPAGDPPSPRAAHSAAAVGTMVVFQGGIGPAGHSTDDLYVLDLTNDKFKWHRVVVQGAGPGPRYGHCMDLVAQRYLVSVSGNDGKRVLSDAWALDTAQKPYKWQKLNPDGDRPSARMYGTASARSDGMLLLCGGRDASGTPLSDAYGLLMHTNGQWEWTLAPGISPSPRYQHAAVFVGARLHVTGGVLRGGRAIEGEGAIAVLDTAAGVWLDRNGIVTSRTLKSSNEHDASSDLLRRCRHAAASVGSQIYIYGGLRGDILLDDFLIAENAPFQSETDRVPSTDKKSIDMLTEASAAEAEAVSAVWRAAKEASHASSEDSLSDGIGSESPLSETSPMADDLDDGGSMEPDVKLHSRAVVVAKEAVGDLGCLVRQLSLDQFENESRRMHPANNDQSYSSKKALNRQRSPQGLHKKVISLLLRPRNWNAPADRTFFLDSYEVGELCYAAEQIFMQEPTVLQLKAPVKVFGDLHGQFGDLMRLFDEYGYPSTAGDITYIDYLFLGDYVDRGQHSLETITLLLALKIEYPEHVHLIRGNHEAADINALFGFRLECIERMGESDGIWAWTRFNQLFNYLPLAAMIEKKIICMHGGIGRSINSVEQIEKIERPITMDVGSIVLMDLLWSDPTENDSVEGLRPNARGPGLVTFGPDRVAEFCKRNKLQLIIRAHECVMDGFERFAHGQLITLFSATNYCGTANNAGAILVVGRGLVIVPKLIHPLPPPVNSPESSPERAMDATWMQELNIQRPPTPTRGRPHSAGDRNSLAYI; from the exons atggggacggcgGGGAAGGGCGCGTGGGTCGTGCCGGCGCCGGCgtacagggaggtggaggggtgggaggggtCGGGGGACGACTCGCCGGGCTACAGGTGCGGCCACTCCCTCACCGTCATCGCGCCCACCAAGGGCCACGGCCCGCGCCTCATCCTCTTCGGCGGCGCCACGGCGATCGAGGCCGGCGCGACCTCCGGCCTCCCCGGCATCA GGCTCGCGGGGGTGACCAACACGGTGCACTCGTACGACGTGGACAAGCGGAGGTGGACGAG GTTACATCCAGCTGGAGATCCTCCATCTCCAAGGGCTGCACATTCTGCTGCTGCTGTGGGCACCATGGTTGTTTTCCAG GGTGGGATTGGACCAGCGGGGCATTCGACAGACGATCTGTATGTGCTTGATCTGACAAACGACAAGTTCAAATGGCACCG GGTTGTTGTTCAGGGGGCTGGTCCTGGTCCTCGCTATGGTCATTGCATGGATTTGGTAGCGCAGCGTTACCTTGTGTCAGTCTCGGGAAATGATG GCAAGCGGGTCTTATCAGATGCTTGGGCTTTGGACACAGCTCAGAAACCATATAAGTGGCAGAAACTTAACCCTGATGGTGATAGACCTTCAGCAAGGAT GTATGGCACTGCCAGTGCACGCTCCGATGGCATGCTTTTACTTTGTGGTGGAAGGGATGCTTCTGGGACG CCGCTCTCTGATGCTTATGGACTACTTATGCATACAAATGGTCAGTGGGAGTGGACTCTGGCTCCCGGGATATCTCCATCTCCAAGATATCAGCATGCAGCT GTCtttgttggtgctcggctgcatgTTACTGGAGGTGTCCTTAGAGGAGGGAGAGCTATTGAAGGGGAGGGTGCAATTGCAG TTCTGGACACTGCTGCTGGAGTTTGGTTGGATAGAAATGGCATTGTGACCTCTCGCACTCTAAAATCTtccaatgaacatgatgcttcttcGGATCTACTTCGTCGTTGCCGCCATGCAGCTGCTTCTGTTGGTTCTCAGATATACATTTATGGTGGACTGAGGGGAG ATATCCTCCTTGATGATTTTCTTATTGCTGAGAATGCACCCTTCCAATCAGAAACTGATAGGGTCCCAAG CACGGACAAGAAGTCAATTGACATGCTGACAGAGGCATCAGCTGCCGAAGCTGAAGCTGTTAGTGCTGTATGGCGAGCTGCAAAGGAAGCATCTCATGCATCTTCAGAAGACAGTCTTTCAGATGGAATAGGATCTGAGTCCCCTCTCAGTGAAACTTCACCAATGGCTGATGATTTAGATGATGGGGGCTCCATGGAACCAGATGTGAAGTTGCATTCTAGGGCA GTTGTAGTTGCTAAAGAAGCAGTAGGAGATTTAGGATGTTTGGTCCGACAGCTTTCACTTGATCAGTTTGAGAATGAAAGTAGAAGAATGCATCCCGCGAACAATGATCAATCATATTCATCAAAGAAAGCATTAAATAGACAAAGGTCTCCACAAGGTTTGCATAAGAAG GTCATCTCGCTCTTATTGAGGCCAAGGAATTGGAATGCTCCAGCTGATAGGACCTTTTTCCTGGACTCTTATGAAGTTGGCGAGCTATGCTATGCTGCTGAGCAGATTTTTATGCAGGAACCAACTGTCTTACAACTAAAAGCACCAGTTAAAGTATTTGGTGATCTGCATGGGCAGTTTGGGGACCTAATGCGCCTTTTTGATGAATATGGTTATCCATCAACTGCTGGTGACATAAC ATATATTGATTATCTCTTCTTGGGAGACTATGTCGACCGAGGTCAGCACAGCTTGGAAACAATAACATTACTTCTTGCTCTTAAA ATAGAGTACCCTGAACATGTCCACTTGATTAGAGGAAATCACGAGGCTGCTGACATCAATGCTCTTTTCGGCTTCCGTCTTGAATGCATTGAGAGAATG GGTGAAAGTGATGGTATATGGGCTTGGACTAGATTCAATCAACTATTTAATTATCTCCCTCTGGCTGCtatgatagaaaagaaaataatatgCATGCATGGTGGCATCGGGAGGTCAATAAACAGTGTGGAGCAAATTGAAAAAATTGAAAGGCCTATTACAATGGATGTCGGATCTATTGTCCTCATGGATCTTTTATG GTCTGATCCTACAGAAAACGATAGTGTAGAGGGTTTGAGGCCAAATGCACGAGGACCTGGCTTGGTAACATTTGGG CCTGACCGagtggcagaattctgtaaacgaAACAAATTGCAATTGATCATAAGAGCTCATGAGTGTGTTATGGATGGATTTGAGCGTTTCGCCCATGGGCAGTTGATCACTTTATTTTCAGCCACTAATTATTGTG GCACTGCAAATAATGCTGGCGCCATACTTGTGGTGGGAAGGGGACTAGTTATTGTCCCAAAGTTAATTCATCCACTTCCACCACCTGTTAATTCTCCCGAGTCATCTCCTGAACGTGCCATGGATGCCACATGGATGCAG GAACTTAACATACAACGGCCACCTACACCAACTAGAGGACGGCCGCATTCTGCTGGTGACAGGAACTCTCTTGCTTACATATGA